A single Microbacterium sulfonylureivorans DNA region contains:
- a CDS encoding FdhF/YdeP family oxidoreductase gives MATKPPKADIDETRVRVTKPKKVAVGVPGVLHALQIANEQMGVARSVQTLMQVNQKDGFDCPGCAWPEEDKRHVAEFCENGAKAVAEEATLRRIGPEFFAAHSIDDLRGHDDWWLGQQGRLTHPMILDEGATHYRPISWEDALREIADEIAAIDDPDDTVFYTSGRTSNEAAFLYQLLVRGVGTNNLPDCSNMCHESSGSALTETIGIGKGTVSIDDIHDADLLIVAGQNPGTNHPRMLSALEKAKSRGATIIAVNPLPEAGLIRFDNPQTVRGVAFGGTKLADQFVQIRLGGDQALFQAIGKHLLEAEAAGGGVLDHAFIAEHTSGFEAYRQAMADASWRDLVEATGLPEKALRRVGEAVRTSKATIVCWAMGLTQHKHSVPTLRDVVNMLLLQGNIGRTGAGVCPVRGHSNVQGDRTVGIYEKPSAAFLDALDAEFGFAAPREHGFDTVEAIRAMRDGRVRFFMGMGGNFVSATPDTAVVEAAMARVDLSVQVSTKLNRSHVVTGRRAIILPTLGRTDRDRRGGREQRVTVEDSMGAVHSSRGRLAPPSDELLSEVSIVARLCGLLFGRADAPAPETSAAPVDAADVDRGQVERTAAEQAGGSHPAGARHPLSATRRARTAPHADWAALESDYALIRAHIERVIPGFDDYEERIDKGRTLHLPNGPRDARRFATADGRARFTTNPLEFPVIPRGRLLLQTLRSHDQYNTTIYGKDDRYRGIHGGRRVVLVNAKDIAEMGFAEDEIVDLVSEWRGVDGILQERRAEAFRVVAYRTPRGNAAAYYPETNVLVPLDSVADVSGTPTSKSVVVRLERRA, from the coding sequence ATGGCGACGAAGCCCCCGAAAGCCGACATCGATGAGACGCGCGTCCGCGTCACGAAGCCCAAGAAGGTCGCCGTCGGCGTGCCCGGGGTGCTGCACGCGCTGCAGATCGCGAACGAGCAGATGGGCGTCGCCCGGTCGGTGCAGACCCTCATGCAGGTCAACCAGAAGGACGGCTTCGACTGCCCGGGCTGTGCGTGGCCGGAGGAGGACAAGCGCCACGTCGCGGAGTTCTGCGAGAACGGCGCCAAAGCCGTCGCCGAGGAGGCGACGCTGCGCCGGATCGGGCCGGAGTTCTTCGCGGCGCACTCGATCGACGACCTGCGCGGCCACGACGACTGGTGGCTCGGGCAGCAGGGCAGGCTGACGCATCCGATGATCCTCGACGAGGGCGCCACCCACTACCGCCCGATCTCGTGGGAGGACGCCCTGCGTGAGATCGCCGACGAGATCGCCGCAATCGACGACCCCGACGACACCGTGTTCTACACGTCGGGCCGCACGTCCAACGAGGCGGCCTTCCTCTACCAGCTGCTGGTGCGCGGTGTGGGGACGAACAATCTGCCCGACTGCTCCAACATGTGCCACGAGTCGTCGGGATCGGCGCTCACCGAGACCATCGGGATCGGCAAGGGCACCGTGTCGATCGACGACATCCACGACGCGGACCTGCTGATCGTCGCGGGCCAGAACCCCGGCACGAACCACCCGCGCATGCTGTCGGCGCTCGAGAAGGCCAAGTCGCGCGGCGCGACGATCATCGCCGTGAACCCGCTGCCCGAGGCGGGCCTGATCCGCTTCGACAACCCCCAGACCGTGCGCGGCGTGGCGTTCGGCGGCACGAAGCTCGCCGACCAGTTCGTGCAGATCCGCCTCGGCGGCGACCAGGCGCTGTTCCAGGCGATCGGCAAGCACCTGCTCGAGGCCGAGGCTGCGGGGGGCGGTGTGCTCGATCATGCATTCATCGCGGAGCACACGAGCGGCTTCGAGGCGTACCGGCAGGCGATGGCGGATGCCTCGTGGCGAGATCTCGTCGAAGCCACCGGGCTGCCCGAGAAGGCGCTCCGCCGGGTGGGGGAGGCCGTGCGCACCTCGAAGGCGACGATCGTCTGCTGGGCGATGGGCCTCACCCAGCACAAGCATTCGGTGCCGACGCTGCGCGATGTCGTGAACATGCTGCTGCTGCAGGGCAACATCGGCCGCACCGGTGCCGGGGTGTGCCCGGTGCGCGGCCACTCCAACGTGCAGGGCGACCGAACCGTCGGCATCTACGAGAAGCCGTCGGCCGCGTTCCTCGACGCGCTCGATGCCGAGTTCGGGTTCGCCGCTCCCCGCGAGCACGGCTTCGACACGGTCGAGGCGATCCGCGCCATGCGCGACGGCAGGGTGCGGTTCTTCATGGGGATGGGGGGCAACTTCGTCTCGGCGACGCCCGACACCGCCGTCGTCGAAGCGGCCATGGCGCGCGTCGACCTCTCCGTTCAGGTGTCGACCAAGCTCAACCGCTCCCACGTCGTGACCGGACGCCGTGCGATCATCCTGCCCACGCTCGGCCGCACCGACCGCGACCGGCGCGGCGGCCGCGAGCAGCGCGTCACCGTCGAGGACTCGATGGGCGCCGTGCACTCGTCCCGCGGCCGTCTCGCGCCGCCGTCCGACGAGCTGCTGAGCGAGGTCTCGATCGTCGCGCGCCTGTGCGGGCTGCTGTTCGGGCGAGCGGATGCCCCGGCCCCGGAGACGTCGGCGGCGCCGGTGGATGCCGCCGACGTCGACCGCGGCCAGGTCGAGCGCACGGCGGCCGAGCAAGCGGGCGGCTCCCACCCGGCCGGGGCGCGGCATCCGCTCTCCGCAACGCGGCGTGCGCGCACCGCGCCCCACGCCGACTGGGCCGCTCTCGAGTCCGACTACGCGCTGATCCGCGCGCACATCGAACGGGTGATCCCCGGGTTCGACGACTACGAGGAGCGCATCGACAAGGGTCGCACCCTGCATCTGCCCAACGGGCCGCGGGACGCGCGTCGGTTCGCGACGGCAGACGGCAGGGCGCGGTTCACCACGAATCCGCTCGAGTTCCCCGTGATCCCGCGCGGACGACTGCTGCTGCAGACGCTGCGCTCGCACGACCAGTACAACACCACGATCTACGGCAAGGACGACCGGTACCGGGGCATCCACGGCGGCCGCCGCGTCGTCCTCGTCAACGCGAAGGACATCGCCGAGATGGGCTTCGCCGAGGACGAGATCGTCGATCTGGTCTCCGAGTGGCGCGGTGTCGACGGCATCCTCCAGGAGCGGCGTGCCGAGGCGTTCCGCGTCGTGGCGTACCGCACCCCGCGGGGCAACGCCGCCGCGTACTACCCCGAGACGAACGTGCTCGTGCCGCTCGACTCCGTCGCCGACGTGAGCGGCACGCCGACGTCGAAGTCGGTGGTCGTCCGGCTCGAGCGCCGGGCGTGA
- the lepB gene encoding signal peptidase I, whose translation MTALDDRPSAITGRDAASAVADPAPFSDGGGTRHPLVRPRRLLALAAVAVPVLVASLATAALGVATVRNGSMTPTLRSGDTVVYDRWTTPVRGDIVLLVDREGWSGSPGTVLVKRIVGVAGDVVVCCEAGTGRLVVNDDPVDEPFVDDARPGGSTPFRVTVPDDAVWVMGDNREASADSRETVSAPGHGAVARADLRGTVRAWWAG comes from the coding sequence GTGACCGCGCTGGACGATCGCCCGTCCGCCATCACGGGGAGGGATGCCGCGTCCGCCGTCGCCGATCCTGCTCCGTTCTCCGACGGCGGCGGGACGCGGCATCCGCTCGTCCGCCCACGTCGCCTGCTCGCGCTGGCCGCCGTCGCCGTGCCGGTGCTCGTGGCATCCCTCGCGACGGCGGCACTCGGCGTGGCGACCGTGCGCAACGGGTCGATGACCCCGACGCTGCGCAGCGGAGACACCGTCGTCTACGACCGCTGGACGACGCCGGTGCGAGGCGACATCGTGCTCCTCGTCGACCGCGAGGGGTGGTCGGGCTCGCCGGGCACCGTGCTCGTCAAGCGCATCGTCGGCGTCGCGGGCGACGTCGTCGTCTGCTGCGAGGCCGGCACCGGGCGCCTCGTCGTCAACGACGATCCGGTGGACGAGCCCTTCGTCGACGATGCGCGGCCGGGCGGAAGCACCCCGTTCCGGGTGACGGTGCCCGACGATGCCGTGTGGGTCATGGGCGACAACCGGGAAGCCTCGGCCGACTCTCGCGAGACCGTCTCGGCCCCCGGACACGGCGCGGTCGCCCGCGCCGACCTCCGCGGCACGGTGCGGGCCTGGTGGGCGGGCTGA
- a CDS encoding DUF305 domain-containing protein has product MRSRAAGAGVVLAVTAGLAGLATVAFGMTAPRDGVATTAPVAAASGAAPPAAAEYPSVADHCYIEGMIPHHEQALELSRLVLEAEDVRERTRALAEFIVVDQSTEIDTMHAWQDAWTRAIPVDGVGAAHAAHDASAGSIPTGCGDHADHAGMKGMATPAQLAALDEAEGAEADRLFLELMIVHHEGALAMATIAVTEGSNAFVRTSGKHVLVEQEREITAMTALLAGDQ; this is encoded by the coding sequence ATGCGCAGTCGTGCTGCAGGAGCCGGAGTCGTCCTCGCCGTCACGGCCGGACTGGCCGGGCTCGCGACGGTGGCGTTCGGCATGACCGCTCCCCGCGACGGCGTGGCGACGACCGCGCCGGTGGCTGCGGCATCCGGTGCGGCGCCGCCCGCGGCGGCGGAGTACCCGTCGGTCGCCGACCACTGCTACATCGAGGGCATGATCCCGCACCACGAGCAGGCGCTCGAACTGAGCCGGCTGGTGCTCGAGGCCGAAGACGTTCGCGAGCGCACCCGGGCGCTCGCCGAGTTCATCGTCGTCGACCAGTCGACGGAGATCGACACGATGCACGCGTGGCAGGATGCCTGGACCCGCGCCATCCCCGTCGACGGCGTGGGAGCCGCCCATGCGGCGCACGACGCGTCTGCCGGCAGCATCCCGACCGGGTGCGGCGACCACGCAGACCATGCGGGGATGAAGGGCATGGCGACCCCTGCGCAGCTCGCCGCCCTCGACGAGGCCGAGGGCGCCGAAGCAGACAGGCTCTTCCTCGAGCTCATGATCGTCCACCACGAAGGGGCGCTCGCGATGGCCACGATCGCGGTCACCGAGGGCTCGAACGCCTTCGTCCGCACGTCGGGCAAGCACGTCCTCGTCGAGCAGGAACGCGAGATCACCGCGATGACCGCGCTGCTCGCCGGGGACCAGTGA